The following are encoded in a window of Pseudomonas multiresinivorans genomic DNA:
- a CDS encoding TetR/AcrR family transcriptional regulator, producing the protein MQKEPRKVREFRRREQEILDTALKLFLEQGEDSVTVEMIADAVGIGKGTIYKHFKSKAEIYLRLMLDYERDLADLFHSEDVARDKERLSRAYFEFRMRDPQRYRLFDRLEEKVVKTSQVPEMVEELHKIRESNFERLSQLIKERIAAGKLEDVPAYFHYCAAWALVHGAVALYHSPFWREVLEDQEGFFQFLMDIGVRMGNKRKRDGDTPAA; encoded by the coding sequence ATGCAGAAAGAGCCGCGCAAGGTTCGCGAATTCCGTCGTCGCGAACAGGAAATCCTCGACACCGCCCTCAAGCTGTTCCTCGAACAGGGCGAAGACAGTGTCACGGTCGAAATGATCGCCGATGCCGTGGGTATCGGCAAAGGCACCATCTACAAGCACTTCAAGTCCAAGGCGGAGATCTACCTGCGCCTGATGCTGGACTACGAGCGCGATCTGGCCGACCTGTTCCACTCCGAAGACGTCGCCCGCGACAAGGAGCGCCTGTCGCGCGCCTACTTCGAGTTCCGCATGCGCGACCCGCAGCGCTATCGCCTGTTCGACCGCCTGGAAGAAAAGGTGGTGAAGACCAGCCAGGTCCCGGAGATGGTCGAGGAGCTGCACAAGATCCGCGAATCCAACTTTGAGCGCCTGAGTCAGCTGATCAAGGAACGCATCGCGGCGGGCAAGCTGGAAGACGTGCCGGCCTATTTCCACTACTGCGCGGCCTGGGCGCTGGTGCATGGCGCTGTGGCGCTGTACCACTCGCCGTTCTGGCGCGAAGTACTGGAGGATCAGGAAGGCTTCTTCCAGTTCCTCATGGACATCGGCGTGCGCATGGGCAACAAGCGCAAGCGCGACGGCGATACGCCGGCCGCCTGA
- a CDS encoding aminotransferase class V-fold PLP-dependent enzyme: MISFSSEFPQQPGLRYLNHAAVAPWPKRAADAVAAFAQENILLGARDYPRWLTIEKRLRERLMRLVNARTTGDIALVKNTSEALSFVAFGLDWRAGDQVVISDQEFPSNRVVWEALKPRGVEVIQVSLDGDDPEGDLLAACTPRTRLLSISAVQYASGLRMDLERLGAGCRQRGVLYCIDAIQQLGALPFDVQAYDCAFAMADGHKWMLGPEGLGVFYCRAAEREQLALQEYGWHMLENAGNYDLADWQPARSARRFECGSPNMLGAVALDASLGLLEEVGMAAVGELVQARVQQLHDGLGRLSGASLHSPAEPTRRAGILTFSLAGWDNTGLLERLRAEQVVCIQRGAGIRFSPHFYTSEAVIEETLALIGALAGQ, encoded by the coding sequence ATGATTAGCTTTTCTTCCGAGTTTCCCCAACAACCCGGCCTGCGCTACCTGAACCACGCCGCAGTCGCGCCCTGGCCCAAGCGCGCCGCAGACGCCGTCGCGGCGTTTGCCCAGGAGAACATCCTGCTGGGTGCCCGCGACTATCCGCGCTGGCTGACCATCGAGAAGCGCCTGCGCGAGCGCCTGATGCGCCTGGTGAATGCGCGGACCACCGGTGATATCGCCCTGGTGAAGAACACTTCCGAGGCGTTGTCCTTCGTCGCCTTCGGCCTGGACTGGCGCGCTGGCGACCAGGTGGTGATCAGCGATCAGGAATTCCCCTCCAACCGGGTCGTCTGGGAAGCACTCAAACCGCGCGGGGTGGAAGTCATCCAGGTGAGCCTGGACGGCGATGATCCCGAAGGCGACCTGCTGGCCGCCTGCACACCGCGCACGCGCCTGCTGTCGATCAGCGCTGTGCAGTACGCCAGCGGCCTGCGCATGGACCTGGAGCGCCTCGGGGCCGGCTGCCGCCAGCGCGGCGTGCTGTATTGCATCGACGCCATCCAGCAACTGGGCGCCCTGCCCTTCGACGTGCAGGCCTACGACTGCGCCTTCGCCATGGCCGATGGGCACAAATGGATGCTCGGCCCGGAGGGCCTGGGCGTGTTCTATTGCCGCGCTGCCGAACGCGAGCAACTGGCGCTGCAGGAATACGGCTGGCACATGCTGGAAAACGCCGGCAACTACGACCTGGCCGACTGGCAGCCGGCGCGCAGTGCTCGCCGCTTCGAGTGCGGCAGCCCGAACATGCTCGGCGCCGTGGCACTGGACGCCAGCCTTGGCCTGCTGGAAGAGGTCGGCATGGCGGCGGTGGGTGAACTGGTGCAGGCGCGCGTCCAGCAACTGCACGACGGCCTGGGCCGCCTCTCCGGTGCCTCGCTGCACAGCCCGGCAGAGCCGACTCGCCGCGCTGGCATCCTGACTTTCAGCCTGGCCGGTTGGGACAATACCGGTCTGCTGGAGCGTTTGCGCGCGGAGCAGGTGGTGTGCATCCAGCGCGGCGCCGGCATCCGCTTCTCGCCGCACTTCTACACCAGCGAAGCGGTCATCGAGGAGACCCTGGCGCTGATCGGGGCTTTGGCGGGGCAGTAA
- a CDS encoding TatD family hydrolase codes for MLVDSHCHLDRLDLAAHDGSLDAALDAARARGVSQFLCIGVSADNARAVKDLADRYADVHCSVGVHPLDLEPGAAPALDWLLGELNHPRVVAIGETGLDYHYEPEAAELQQEAFRLHLEAAKVTGKPVIVHTREARADTLALLREAALPQAGVLHCFTEDWEMAKAALDIGFYISLSGIVTFRNAEQLREVARQVPVDRLLVETDSPYLAPVPHRGKPNLPEYVREVAEYLAVLRGVSFEMLAEQTTANFRRLFPLAC; via the coding sequence ATGCTGGTCGATTCCCACTGCCACCTCGATCGTCTCGATCTCGCCGCCCACGACGGATCGCTGGATGCCGCGCTGGACGCTGCCCGTGCGCGCGGTGTCAGCCAGTTCCTGTGCATCGGTGTGAGCGCGGACAATGCCAGGGCGGTGAAGGATCTGGCGGATCGCTACGCCGACGTGCATTGCTCGGTGGGCGTCCACCCGCTTGACCTGGAGCCGGGCGCCGCACCGGCGCTGGACTGGCTGCTGGGCGAGTTGAACCATCCGCGCGTGGTAGCCATCGGCGAGACCGGCCTGGACTATCACTACGAGCCGGAGGCCGCCGAACTGCAGCAGGAAGCCTTCCGCCTGCACCTTGAGGCCGCCAAGGTGACCGGCAAACCGGTCATCGTGCATACCCGCGAGGCGCGCGCCGATACCCTGGCGTTGCTGCGCGAGGCGGCGCTGCCGCAGGCCGGTGTGCTGCACTGCTTCACCGAAGACTGGGAGATGGCCAAGGCGGCGCTGGATATCGGCTTCTACATCTCGCTGTCGGGCATCGTCACCTTCCGCAATGCCGAGCAACTGCGCGAAGTGGCGCGCCAGGTGCCCGTGGATCGCCTGCTAGTGGAAACCGATTCACCCTATCTCGCGCCGGTGCCCCATCGCGGCAAGCCGAACCTCCCCGAATATGTGCGCGAGGTGGCCGAGTACCTGGCCGTCTTGCGTGGGGTAAGTTTCGAAATGCTGGCCGAGCAGACCACGGCCAATTTCCGCCGGCTGTTCCCGCTCGCCTGCTGA
- a CDS encoding PilZ domain-containing protein, giving the protein MSLPPNLGPRNGILSLTIKDKSVLYAAYMPFIRNGGLFIPTNKTYKLGDEVFMLLNLMDEPEKIPVAGKVVWITPRGAQGNRAAGIGVQFNDGDNTARNKIETYLAGALKSDRPTHTM; this is encoded by the coding sequence ATGAGCTTGCCACCAAATCTGGGTCCGCGTAACGGAATCCTGTCCCTGACCATCAAGGACAAATCCGTGCTGTATGCCGCCTACATGCCGTTCATCCGCAACGGTGGGCTGTTCATTCCGACCAACAAGACCTACAAGCTGGGTGATGAGGTCTTCATGCTGCTCAACCTGATGGACGAGCCGGAGAAGATCCCGGTCGCCGGCAAGGTGGTCTGGATTACCCCTCGTGGCGCGCAGGGTAACCGTGCTGCCGGCATTGGCGTGCAGTTCAACGACGGCGACAACACCGCGCGCAACAAGATCGAAACCTATCTCGCTGGCGCGCTGAAGTCGGATCGCCCGACCCATACCATGTAG
- a CDS encoding DNA polymerase III subunit delta': MADIYPWQQGLWQQLSSRPRHAHAYLLHGPAGIGKRVLAENLVHFLLCQRPAAGKACGQCKACQLLAAGTHPDFFLLEPEEPEKPIRVDQVRELVGFVVQTAQLGGRKVVLLEPAEAMNLNAANALLKSLEEPSGDTVLLLISHQPSRLLPTIKSRCVQQACPQPSAEQARAWLEGALPAEPVEALDELLVLAGGSPLTALRLQGQGVREQRAQVVEGVKKLLKQQVAPGQLAESWNAVPLPLLFDWFCDWSLLILRYQLARDEEGLGLTDMRKVVQYLAEKSTQPKVLAMQDWLLLQRQKVLNKANLNRALLLEALLVQWASLPGPG; encoded by the coding sequence GGTATCGGCAAGCGTGTGCTGGCGGAGAATCTGGTGCACTTCCTGCTGTGCCAGCGGCCCGCGGCCGGCAAGGCGTGCGGCCAGTGCAAGGCCTGCCAGTTGCTTGCCGCCGGCACGCACCCGGATTTCTTCCTGCTGGAACCGGAGGAGCCGGAGAAGCCCATTCGGGTCGATCAGGTTCGCGAACTGGTGGGCTTCGTGGTGCAGACCGCGCAGTTGGGCGGGCGCAAGGTGGTGCTGCTGGAGCCGGCCGAGGCAATGAACCTGAATGCCGCCAACGCCCTGCTGAAAAGCCTGGAAGAGCCTTCCGGCGATACCGTGCTGCTGCTTATCAGCCACCAGCCCAGCCGGCTGTTGCCGACCATCAAGAGCCGCTGTGTACAGCAGGCCTGCCCGCAGCCTTCTGCCGAGCAGGCCCGTGCCTGGCTGGAGGGCGCCCTCCCGGCCGAGCCGGTGGAGGCGTTGGACGAGTTGCTGGTGCTCGCTGGCGGTTCACCGCTGACCGCGCTGCGACTGCAGGGCCAAGGCGTGCGCGAGCAGCGCGCACAAGTGGTCGAAGGGGTGAAGAAGCTGCTCAAGCAGCAGGTTGCCCCAGGTCAGCTGGCCGAAAGCTGGAATGCTGTACCTTTGCCACTATTGTTCGACTGGTTCTGCGACTGGTCGCTGCTGATCCTGCGTTACCAGCTGGCTCGGGACGAAGAGGGCCTGGGCCTGACCGACATGCGCAAGGTCGTGCAGTATCTCGCCGAGAAGTCGACACAACCCAAGGTGCTGGCAATGCAGGACTGGTTGCTGCTGCAACGGCAGAAAGTCCTCAATAAAGCCAACCTCAACCGTGCCTTGCTTCTCGAAGCCTTGCTCGTACAGTGGGCAAGTCTGCCCGGGCCGGGCTAG